The proteins below are encoded in one region of Desulfovibrio sp. JC010:
- a CDS encoding MetS family NSS transporter small subunit: MTTSAIIMMLFGLGITWGGAIACFRIAFKNK; this comes from the coding sequence ATGACTACCAGCGCAATCATCATGATGCTCTTCGGTCTCGGTATTACCTGGGGCGGAGCAATCGCCTGTTTCCGTATTGCTTTTAAAAACAAATAG
- a CDS encoding nitroreductase family protein, whose product MDVFEAIYSRRSVRKFEDKPVSEEDIKDLLGAAMMAPSAGNQQPWQFIVVDDKEKQTAITKINEYAPMADKAPIGILVCGDTSLEKYAGYWVQDCSAAIQNMLLAVHAKGLGAVWTGIAPMEDRIEGFKKLFNLPESVIPLGYIVIGHPGHASKKLDRYKEERVRRNSW is encoded by the coding sequence ATGGATGTATTTGAAGCTATTTATTCCCGCAGAAGCGTAAGAAAATTCGAAGATAAACCTGTTTCCGAAGAAGACATCAAAGACCTTCTCGGTGCAGCCATGATGGCTCCCAGCGCAGGCAACCAGCAGCCCTGGCAGTTCATTGTGGTGGACGACAAGGAAAAACAGACCGCCATCACCAAGATCAATGAATATGCCCCTATGGCCGATAAAGCACCCATCGGTATTCTGGTCTGCGGTGATACCAGCCTTGAAAAATATGCCGGATACTGGGTGCAGGATTGCTCCGCAGCCATTCAGAATATGTTGCTGGCTGTTCACGCCAAGGGGCTCGGCGCAGTCTGGACCGGAATCGCCCCCATGGAAGACAGAATTGAAGGCTTCAAAAAACTTTTCAACCTGCCCGAATCCGTAATCCCGCTGGGCTACATCGTCATCGGCCACCCCGGCCACGCATCCAAAAAACTGGACCGTTACAAAGAAGAAAGGGTTCGCCGCAACAGCTGGTAG
- a CDS encoding type II toxin-antitoxin system HipA family toxin yields MYLYVYDAEILLGTLYCPAKVSEWSFSYSDEWLQSKTSFNLSCSMPLQEEPFIAELVYNYFSNLLPESSLRTVIARRLGVSEENSRALLESLGGECAGRISLYTEKKGEHGLEQTIPEYKALTLPKFVDLVNELPQRPFLVEKEGIRLSLAGAQQKLPIYYDGEIIAIPQGGLPSTHIVKPPMRDFPDTVANELFCMLLAKNMDFAVPDVMPLPFDDSFLFCISRYDRRLQKDGMQRLHQEDFCQALGLSAHQKYEADGGVNAGQCFHILQDFSAQPAKDRLSLLRMFIFNYCIGNMDAHGKNFSLLYTHAAPTLAPYYDLLSTIIYENTSDRLAMKIGRENRPDWIQERHWERFADEINIPFKTVRKHCLQIVKQLPEAAEKTAKQIQETWPQLYDEQQCIGKIITHIEKYTSKLAIRLN; encoded by the coding sequence GTGTATCTTTACGTATATGACGCTGAAATTTTGCTGGGAACGCTTTATTGCCCTGCGAAGGTTTCTGAATGGAGCTTCAGCTACAGTGATGAGTGGCTGCAGTCCAAGACTAGCTTCAATCTTTCATGTTCAATGCCCTTACAGGAAGAACCATTCATTGCTGAACTTGTATATAATTATTTCAGTAACCTTCTGCCTGAATCAAGTCTTCGTACGGTCATTGCCAGACGTTTAGGGGTTTCGGAAGAAAACAGCCGGGCTTTGCTTGAGTCTTTAGGTGGTGAGTGTGCCGGACGGATTTCTCTGTATACAGAAAAAAAGGGTGAACATGGCTTAGAGCAGACAATCCCTGAATATAAGGCACTTACACTGCCCAAATTTGTAGATCTGGTTAATGAACTTCCGCAACGTCCTTTTTTGGTGGAGAAAGAAGGTATACGCCTTTCACTTGCCGGCGCGCAGCAGAAACTGCCTATTTATTATGATGGTGAAATCATCGCCATACCGCAGGGCGGATTACCAAGCACCCACATCGTCAAACCTCCCATGCGCGATTTTCCCGATACTGTTGCCAATGAGTTGTTTTGCATGTTGCTGGCAAAAAACATGGATTTTGCTGTGCCGGATGTTATGCCGTTGCCGTTTGATGACTCATTTCTATTCTGCATATCTCGATATGACCGCAGGTTGCAGAAGGACGGCATGCAGCGTTTGCATCAGGAGGATTTCTGTCAGGCACTAGGGCTTTCCGCACATCAGAAATACGAGGCTGATGGTGGAGTTAACGCCGGGCAGTGTTTTCATATTTTACAGGATTTCTCAGCCCAGCCTGCAAAAGATCGGCTTTCCCTGTTGCGCATGTTTATTTTTAATTACTGCATCGGCAACATGGACGCGCATGGTAAGAATTTTTCTCTACTTTACACCCATGCAGCCCCGACCCTTGCTCCGTATTACGATCTGCTATCCACAATCATTTACGAAAATACCAGCGACAGGCTGGCTATGAAAATCGGACGCGAAAACAGACCGGATTGGATTCAGGAGCGTCATTGGGAACGATTTGCGGATGAAATAAATATTCCGTTCAAGACCGTGCGCAAACATTGCCTGCAGATAGTCAAACAGCTTCCTGAAGCAGCAGAAAAGACCGCAAAGCAAATTCAGGAAACATGGCCGCAACTTTATGATGAGCAGCAGTGCATTGGAAAAATTATTACGCACATTGAAAAGTATACAAGTAAACTTGCTATCCGACTGAATTAA
- a CDS encoding helix-turn-helix domain-containing protein yields MSKISSPEELGAFIRSCRKEEGITQEELTDLVFASKKFLVDLERGKETAQIGKIFTVMEGLGITMHLSTRKDEGL; encoded by the coding sequence ATGAGCAAAATTTCATCTCCAGAAGAACTTGGCGCATTTATTCGTTCTTGCCGCAAGGAAGAAGGGATTACTCAGGAAGAGTTGACTGATCTTGTCTTTGCCAGCAAAAAATTTCTTGTTGATTTGGAACGAGGTAAGGAAACAGCCCAGATTGGTAAAATCTTCACTGTAATGGAGGGATTAGGTATCACAATGCATCTATCCACCCGCAAAGATGAAGGTCTTTAG
- a CDS encoding dienelactone hydrolase family protein: protein MVIKCKINHIHLDTELESILLLPDGKGPFPAVLLFHEYTGLTEATVDHARRLAAAGYAVLAVDFYGVRNRPSTIDEARTTHRIYRNNRLLMRERAKACLAALCGQPDIDPSRVYALGFSFGGGAALELARTGADLKGAASVYGYLDTTHPVSTKDIKCPLLVVHVNSDPVVPEEHLHMFENEMNDAGVEYELIRLDDAQHGFANPEDEGFDERLAEEMWGKVLGWIGEK, encoded by the coding sequence ATGGTTATAAAGTGTAAAATCAATCACATCCATCTGGATACAGAACTTGAATCCATTCTGTTGCTTCCTGATGGCAAAGGACCATTTCCGGCTGTGCTGCTTTTCCATGAATATACCGGGCTGACTGAAGCAACAGTCGACCATGCCCGCAGACTGGCCGCAGCAGGATATGCTGTACTTGCTGTTGATTTCTATGGAGTCCGCAATCGTCCTTCTACTATAGATGAAGCACGCACCACTCACCGCATCTATCGCAATAACCGTTTGCTTATGCGTGAGCGGGCCAAGGCTTGCCTTGCTGCTTTGTGTGGTCAACCGGATATTGATCCATCCCGGGTTTATGCTCTCGGCTTCTCATTCGGAGGAGGTGCGGCATTGGAGCTGGCCCGCACCGGGGCTGATTTGAAAGGTGCGGCATCAGTGTACGGTTATCTGGATACTACTCATCCCGTTTCCACAAAAGATATAAAATGCCCGCTGCTTGTGGTCCATGTAAATAGTGATCCCGTGGTTCCTGAAGAGCACTTGCATATGTTTGAAAATGAAATGAATGATGCGGGCGTAGAGTATGAGCTGATCCGGCTTGACGATGCACAGCACGGCTTTGCGAACCCCGAAGATGAGGGGTTTGATGAACGGTTGGCGGAAGAAATGTGGGGGAAGGTGCTGGGTTGGATTGGTGAAAAGTAA
- a CDS encoding cation diffusion facilitator family transporter, translated as MAESPRKYIYYSIAASIITMILKTWAWYVTDSVGLLSDALETLVNLSAALFALATLTLALKPADEQHAYGHGKAEYFSSGAEGMLILVAAVGIVYASVERFMNPAVPLNLGLGLGIALLSSVVNFVTAKIMLKGAKVHDSIILEADAKHLLTDVWTSVGLVAGLGIMLFTPPSWAFIDPLIAMIMAANIVFTGFSLIKKSYSGLMDNTLPRKELMVIDSAIRSCAGEDALYHGLRTRKAGSQRFVDFHLLLPGESTITVSHDLCNEIEDCIKSDLRNCHVTIHVEPKEDAASYDCEETGGLCGSMIRLNEKLGEKE; from the coding sequence ATGGCAGAATCACCTCGGAAGTACATTTACTACTCGATTGCGGCTTCGATTATCACCATGATCCTTAAAACATGGGCCTGGTACGTTACTGATTCAGTGGGGCTGCTTTCCGATGCATTGGAAACTCTGGTCAACCTTTCGGCTGCGCTTTTCGCATTGGCAACCCTGACTCTGGCCCTGAAGCCGGCTGATGAGCAGCATGCCTACGGTCACGGCAAGGCGGAGTATTTTTCCAGCGGTGCGGAAGGGATGCTTATCCTCGTGGCCGCCGTGGGGATTGTCTATGCCTCGGTGGAAAGATTTATGAATCCGGCAGTGCCGCTGAATCTCGGCTTGGGTCTGGGTATAGCATTGCTTTCGTCAGTGGTGAATTTCGTCACTGCCAAGATTATGCTCAAAGGTGCTAAGGTGCACGATTCCATCATTCTAGAAGCTGACGCCAAACACCTGCTGACCGATGTCTGGACTTCTGTGGGATTGGTTGCCGGGCTAGGTATCATGCTCTTTACCCCGCCGTCGTGGGCCTTCATTGATCCGCTCATTGCCATGATTATGGCCGCAAATATTGTTTTCACCGGATTCTCCCTGATTAAAAAATCCTATTCCGGACTTATGGACAACACCCTGCCCCGTAAAGAGCTGATGGTCATAGATTCCGCCATCCGCAGTTGCGCAGGTGAAGATGCACTCTACCATGGCCTGCGTACCCGCAAGGCCGGATCGCAGCGTTTTGTGGATTTCCACCTGTTGCTGCCCGGGGAATCCACCATTACCGTCTCCCATGATTTATGTAATGAAATTGAAGACTGTATCAAATCGGATTTGAGGAATTGCCATGTGACCATTCATGTGGAGCCAAAGGAAGATGCTGCTTCCTACGATTGTGAGGAGACCGGAGGGCTATGCGGTTCCATGATCCGGCTGAATGAAAAGCTTGGGGAAAAGGAATAG
- the sstT gene encoding serine/threonine transporter SstT codes for MTQTSNIFKRIASGSLVVQIMVGIAAGIALATVAPEAANSVSILGSLFVKGLKAVAPILVFVIVAASIANQKKGAHTNMRSIISLYLVGTFMAALVAVTMSFLMPTTLTLVATDTSATPPGGIAEVLNTLLFKIVDNPVNALYTGNFIGILAWALALGFFFQHASDSTKQMLNDLSDGVSGIVKLVIRFAPLGIFGLVSNTIATTGFSALAGYSHLIMVLLISMGTMALIINPAIVFFKTKRNPYPLVLTCLRESGITAFFTRSSAANIPVNMELCKKLDLHEDTYSVSIPLGATVNMGGAAITITVMTLAAVHTLGIQVDIATALLLSLIASVSACGASGVAGGSLLLIPLACSLFGVPNEISMQVVAAGFIVGVIQDSAETALNSSTDVIFTAAADIAAKRGEVAAETVKA; via the coding sequence ATGACTCAAACTTCCAACATCTTTAAGCGCATTGCATCCGGCAGTCTGGTAGTCCAGATCATGGTCGGTATTGCAGCAGGTATAGCTCTGGCAACCGTTGCTCCTGAAGCAGCAAATTCCGTAAGCATTCTGGGCAGCCTCTTCGTTAAGGGCTTGAAAGCAGTTGCACCCATTCTTGTTTTCGTAATTGTTGCAGCGTCTATCGCCAACCAGAAGAAAGGCGCACACACCAACATGCGCTCCATTATTTCTCTCTATCTCGTAGGTACTTTCATGGCTGCCCTCGTTGCAGTTACCATGAGCTTCCTCATGCCTACCACCCTGACTCTGGTTGCTACCGACACCAGTGCAACCCCTCCGGGCGGCATTGCTGAAGTTCTGAACACCCTGCTCTTCAAGATCGTGGATAACCCGGTCAACGCCCTCTACACCGGTAACTTCATCGGTATCCTTGCCTGGGCCCTTGCTCTCGGCTTCTTTTTCCAGCATGCAAGCGATTCCACCAAGCAGATGCTCAACGACCTCTCCGACGGCGTTTCCGGCATTGTTAAGCTGGTTATCCGCTTTGCTCCTCTGGGTATTTTCGGTCTGGTATCCAACACCATCGCCACCACCGGTTTTTCCGCACTGGCAGGATATAGCCACCTGATCATGGTTCTGCTCATCTCCATGGGTACCATGGCCCTGATCATCAACCCGGCCATCGTTTTCTTCAAGACCAAGCGCAACCCCTACCCGCTGGTGCTGACCTGCCTGCGTGAATCCGGTATCACCGCATTCTTTACCCGCAGCTCCGCAGCAAACATTCCGGTGAACATGGAACTGTGTAAGAAACTCGACCTGCACGAAGATACTTACTCCGTATCCATCCCGCTGGGTGCTACTGTAAACATGGGCGGCGCGGCTATCACTATCACCGTGATGACCCTTGCTGCTGTTCACACCCTCGGTATTCAGGTTGATATCGCAACCGCACTGCTGCTCAGCCTCATCGCTTCCGTATCCGCATGCGGTGCTTCCGGTGTTGCCGGCGGCTCCCTGCTGCTGATTCCCCTCGCATGTTCCCTGTTCGGCGTTCCCAACGAAATCTCCATGCAGGTTGTTGCTGCAGGTTTCATCGTGGGCGTAATTCAGGACTCCGCTGAGACCGCACTGAACAGCTCCACCGACGTTATCTTCACCGCAGCTGCCGACATCGCAGCCAAACGCGGCGAAGTTGCAGCTGAAACTGTAAAGGCATAA
- a CDS encoding DEAD/DEAH box helicase: protein MGDQVVHHRTMDGTDASYGEPRRPFSPSVNSVLSFRDIEQLYSHQVEATDYARAGRNVVVATPTASGKTLTYNLPVLEQCLRDSDSHALYLFPLKALAQDQLKTFNEMAALLPEHVRPEAAIYDGDTSPYRRKKIRDTPPAVILTNPEMLHLSMLPYHEKWAPFLAGLTHIVVDEVHTYRGVMGSHMAMVFRRLLRICKYYGAEPSFIFSSATVGNPAELCHDLTGLEVSPITESGAASGKRNYIFFNPQVSPYSAAIQLLKAGLARGLRTIVYTQSRKMTELIAMWVNEKAGEYKDRISAYRAGFLPEERREIEQKMSSGELLAVISTSALELGIDIGGLDLCILVGYPGSVMQTLQRGGRVGRSQRESAVILIGQEDALDQYFMRNPDDFFSRPAENAVLNPYNPVIMQRHLVCAAAELTLRDNDYLLRDEKIRKRVSELEKEGVLLRNKRGDEIYSTRKRPHRDVSLRGAGATMHIEDSASGATIGTIDEVRAYSEAHEGAVYIHRGSTYCIKELDLGAKKIKAAKERVGYYTRARKNKSTEILEVYDQKKVFGIVMRFGRLRVTEQVTGYEKRAVKGGKLLGIVPLDMPPVVFETQGLWMEISPEIKRRAEEDFIHFMGGIHAVEHAAIGITPLMVLTDRNDLGGISTPMHEQVDGPAVFIYDGIPGGAGLTMQAFAQAEELLERTLQVIVDCECELGCPTCVHSPKCGSGNRPIDKAAAIYVLENMVNGQPPEKIEDLAMVLVPFGEEVKKEESSKEPKSFGVLDVETRRSAQDVGGWNKAERMGISIAVLYDSTEDKFFEYEEEQIPDMMERVKNLDLIIGFNIERFDYKVLSGIHAFNYKGLPTLDLLLKVYERLGYRLKLDNIAQATLDAAKSADGLQALEWWKEGRLDLITEYCKQDVAVTRDVYLFGKEHGYVLFTNKEKKKVRLPVDW from the coding sequence ATGGGTGATCAGGTGGTTCATCACCGGACCATGGACGGGACCGATGCCTCCTACGGAGAGCCGCGCCGCCCTTTTTCGCCGTCCGTGAATTCCGTGCTCAGCTTTCGGGATATTGAACAGCTCTACTCCCATCAGGTTGAAGCAACCGATTACGCCCGCGCCGGACGCAATGTTGTTGTGGCTACGCCCACAGCCAGCGGGAAGACACTCACTTACAATCTGCCCGTGCTGGAACAATGTCTGCGTGATTCTGATTCCCATGCCCTCTACCTTTTTCCGCTCAAAGCCTTGGCGCAGGACCAGCTGAAGACTTTTAATGAGATGGCTGCTCTTTTGCCTGAGCACGTGCGTCCTGAAGCGGCTATCTATGACGGGGATACTTCCCCCTACCGCCGCAAAAAAATCCGCGACACCCCGCCCGCAGTGATCCTGACCAACCCGGAAATGCTCCATCTTTCCATGCTGCCCTATCATGAAAAATGGGCACCCTTTCTCGCCGGACTGACCCATATTGTGGTTGATGAAGTCCATACTTACAGAGGGGTCATGGGTTCGCACATGGCCATGGTTTTCCGCAGGCTGCTTAGAATCTGCAAATATTACGGGGCCGAGCCGTCTTTTATCTTTTCTTCTGCAACCGTGGGCAACCCGGCGGAGCTTTGCCACGACCTCACCGGGCTGGAAGTGAGTCCCATTACTGAATCAGGGGCCGCTTCCGGTAAACGCAATTATATCTTTTTCAATCCGCAGGTTTCGCCCTACAGCGCGGCCATCCAGCTGCTTAAAGCCGGGTTGGCCCGTGGCTTGCGGACTATCGTCTACACCCAATCGCGCAAGATGACCGAGCTCATCGCCATGTGGGTTAATGAAAAGGCCGGGGAATACAAGGATCGCATCAGTGCTTACCGGGCCGGATTCCTGCCTGAAGAACGACGTGAGATCGAACAGAAGATGTCCTCCGGCGAACTGCTGGCGGTGATTTCCACCAGTGCCCTTGAGCTGGGTATCGACATCGGCGGACTCGATCTGTGCATTCTGGTGGGCTACCCCGGATCGGTAATGCAGACCCTTCAACGCGGGGGCCGTGTTGGCCGCAGCCAGCGCGAATCAGCAGTTATCCTCATCGGTCAGGAGGATGCTTTAGATCAATATTTCATGCGCAACCCTGATGACTTCTTTTCCCGTCCGGCGGAAAACGCGGTGCTCAATCCCTACAACCCGGTGATCATGCAGCGTCATCTGGTCTGCGCCGCAGCGGAGCTTACCCTGCGCGACAACGATTACCTGCTCCGTGATGAGAAAATCAGGAAACGGGTCAGCGAGCTGGAAAAAGAAGGCGTGCTCCTGCGCAACAAACGCGGTGATGAAATATACTCCACCCGCAAACGTCCGCATCGCGATGTCTCCCTGCGTGGGGCCGGGGCGACTATGCACATTGAGGATTCTGCCAGCGGTGCCACCATCGGCACCATCGATGAAGTGCGGGCCTACAGTGAAGCTCACGAAGGCGCGGTCTACATCCACCGAGGCTCCACCTACTGCATCAAGGAACTGGATCTCGGAGCCAAGAAAATCAAGGCCGCCAAGGAACGGGTCGGCTACTACACCCGCGCCCGCAAAAATAAATCCACGGAAATTCTTGAAGTCTACGACCAGAAAAAAGTTTTCGGCATTGTCATGCGTTTCGGCAGACTGCGGGTTACCGAACAGGTCACCGGATATGAAAAACGGGCCGTAAAAGGCGGTAAGCTGCTCGGTATCGTACCTCTGGACATGCCTCCGGTGGTCTTCGAGACTCAAGGGTTGTGGATGGAGATTTCCCCGGAAATCAAACGCCGCGCTGAAGAGGATTTTATCCATTTCATGGGCGGCATCCACGCGGTGGAACATGCGGCCATCGGCATCACTCCGCTCATGGTGCTCACCGACCGCAATGACCTCGGCGGTATTTCCACCCCCATGCATGAACAGGTCGACGGTCCGGCGGTCTTCATCTACGACGGTATACCCGGCGGCGCAGGGCTGACCATGCAGGCTTTCGCGCAGGCTGAGGAACTCCTTGAACGCACCCTGCAGGTCATTGTGGATTGCGAATGTGAACTGGGTTGCCCCACCTGTGTGCATTCCCCCAAATGCGGCTCCGGCAACAGACCCATCGATAAAGCTGCGGCCATCTATGTGCTGGAAAATATGGTTAACGGACAACCACCGGAAAAGATTGAGGATTTAGCTATGGTACTGGTTCCCTTCGGCGAAGAGGTAAAAAAGGAAGAAAGCTCCAAAGAACCCAAGAGCTTCGGCGTGCTCGATGTGGAAACCCGTCGCTCCGCACAGGATGTGGGCGGCTGGAACAAGGCCGAACGCATGGGTATCTCCATTGCAGTACTCTACGATTCCACGGAAGATAAATTTTTCGAATATGAAGAAGAACAGATCCCGGATATGATGGAGCGGGTTAAGAATCTGGACCTGATCATCGGCTTCAACATTGAACGGTTCGACTACAAGGTCCTTTCCGGTATTCACGCCTTCAACTACAAAGGTCTGCCCACACTGGACCTGCTGCTCAAGGTTTATGAACGGCTCGGTTACCGCCTCAAGCTGGACAACATTGCTCAGGCCACTCTCGATGCCGCCAAAAGCGCGGACGGATTGCAGGCCCTTGAGTGGTGGAAAGAAGGGCGTCTGGACCTGATCACCGAATACTGCAAGCAGGACGTGGCTGTGACCCGCGATGTCTACCTGTTTGGCAAAGAGCATGGATACGTGCTATTTACAAATAAAGAGAAAAAGAAAGTACGGCTTCCTGTAGACTGGTAA
- a CDS encoding toxin-antitoxin system YwqK family antitoxin, with protein MPRKLLLGLMVLFLVLLTACSQQEATFYELSFEQDKIILIDSNKPFSGIYTEYYDSGQQFPKSRIIIKNGVMNGRFYHYYPDGKMREKGTNRDGKIYGYHSLYWPNGKIKEKFFVGRDKAGYNYEYFDNGKIREMRHYNALSQLNGKSFTFHRNGKVKEEMNYRDGKRDGLLIIRDKAGFLVKVFEYRDDVLQERAREHDDLSDHSKYSAMVTMFYNF; from the coding sequence ATGCCCAGAAAGTTGCTGCTTGGTTTGATGGTTCTGTTTTTAGTTCTGCTGACCGCTTGCAGTCAGCAGGAAGCGACTTTCTACGAACTCAGCTTTGAGCAGGATAAAATAATACTAATCGACAGCAATAAGCCTTTCAGCGGCATATATACCGAATATTACGACTCTGGACAGCAGTTTCCCAAAAGCCGGATCATAATAAAAAACGGGGTCATGAACGGCAGGTTCTACCATTATTACCCGGACGGCAAGATGCGTGAAAAGGGAACCAACCGAGACGGTAAAATATACGGTTACCATTCCCTGTACTGGCCCAACGGCAAGATCAAAGAAAAGTTCTTTGTAGGTCGTGACAAGGCCGGATATAACTACGAATATTTTGACAACGGCAAGATCAGGGAAATGCGCCATTACAACGCGCTAAGTCAATTGAACGGAAAATCCTTCACCTTCCACCGCAACGGCAAGGTCAAAGAAGAAATGAACTATCGTGACGGCAAGCGCGACGGCTTACTCATCATCAGGGACAAAGCCGGATTTCTGGTCAAGGTCTTTGAGTATCGCGATGACGTGTTGCAGGAGCGCGCCCGAGAGCATGATGACCTCTCGGATCACTCCAAATATTCAGCCATGGTGACCATGTTTTATAATTTTTAG
- a CDS encoding sigma-54 dependent transcriptional regulator translates to MSANILILDDEQNYLLILEALLSDEGYTITALSDPETGLAYLDESEVDMVITDMKMPKLTGQDVLEHVKKNFPHIPVIIMTAFGSIESAVEAMKIGAFDYITKPFANEELLLSVTKAAQFAKAQQENRQLREQIKDRYSPSNIIGRSKPMMQVFDMISKAAPGSSTVLVTGESGTGKELVAQAIHQASPRCDKPFVSVNCMAFNAGVLESELFGHEKGSFTGAVARKRGRFEAADQGTLFLDEIGEISHDMQVKLLRVLQEKTIERVGGGEPIKVNIRIVAATNKNLKEAVEKGEFREDLYYRLNVVSIEMPPLRERREDIPFLVDHFLATYSADNNKEFDGFAPAAMDYMTAYEWPGNVRQLQNVVERCVVLTSGTVINTEDLPAEIKDEEAQFKSAVDLLPAKLNLADTLDKIEATLVRRALVASNFVKVDAAEMLGISKSLLQYKLKKYKISGK, encoded by the coding sequence ATGTCTGCAAATATTCTCATACTGGACGATGAACAGAACTACCTGCTTATTCTGGAAGCACTGCTTTCAGATGAGGGCTATACCATAACCGCACTTTCCGACCCGGAAACCGGACTGGCCTATCTTGATGAATCGGAAGTTGACATGGTCATCACTGACATGAAAATGCCCAAGTTGACCGGACAGGATGTGCTGGAGCATGTGAAAAAAAATTTTCCGCACATTCCGGTGATCATTATGACTGCCTTCGGTTCTATTGAATCCGCTGTGGAGGCCATGAAAATCGGGGCCTTTGATTACATCACCAAACCCTTCGCCAATGAAGAACTGCTTCTTTCTGTGACCAAGGCGGCCCAGTTCGCCAAAGCGCAGCAGGAGAACAGACAACTGCGCGAGCAGATCAAGGACCGCTATTCACCGAGCAACATCATCGGTCGCTCCAAACCCATGATGCAGGTTTTTGATATGATCAGCAAAGCCGCTCCGGGCAGCTCCACCGTGCTGGTCACCGGGGAATCCGGAACCGGTAAGGAACTTGTTGCACAGGCTATCCATCAGGCTTCACCGCGTTGCGACAAACCTTTTGTCTCTGTAAACTGCATGGCTTTTAATGCCGGGGTGCTGGAAAGTGAACTCTTTGGTCATGAGAAAGGTTCCTTCACCGGAGCCGTGGCCCGTAAGCGCGGCCGTTTTGAGGCTGCCGATCAGGGTACACTCTTCCTCGACGAAATCGGTGAAATTTCCCACGACATGCAGGTTAAGCTGCTGCGTGTATTGCAGGAAAAAACCATTGAGCGTGTGGGCGGGGGAGAACCGATCAAGGTTAACATCCGTATTGTTGCCGCCACCAACAAGAATCTCAAGGAAGCGGTGGAAAAGGGCGAATTCCGTGAAGACCTTTACTACCGTTTAAATGTGGTCAGTATTGAAATGCCGCCTTTGCGTGAACGGCGCGAGGACATTCCTTTTCTGGTGGATCACTTCCTTGCCACTTATTCCGCTGACAATAACAAGGAATTTGACGGGTTCGCCCCGGCTGCAATGGATTACATGACTGCCTACGAATGGCCCGGAAACGTGCGTCAGTTGCAGAACGTTGTGGAGCGTTGTGTTGTGCTCACTTCCGGTACGGTCATTAATACCGAAGATCTGCCTGCTGAAATCAAGGATGAAGAAGCTCAGTTCAAAAGCGCGGTAGATTTGCTGCCCGCAAAGCTTAATCTTGCCGATACGCTGGACAAGATCGAAGCCACGCTGGTGCGCCGGGCACTGGTTGCCAGCAACTTTGTAAAAGTTGATGCCGCTGAAATGCTGGGTATCTCCAAGAGCCTGCTGCAGTATAAATTGAAGAAATATAAGATTTCTGGGAAGTAA